The following are from one region of the Thermoproteus uzoniensis 768-20 genome:
- a CDS encoding ABC transporter ATP-binding protein, with protein sequence MLELRGVRTKLGEFLLGPIDLTVEGGYLVVMGPNGAGKTTLLKVIAGILKAEGSITLDGVEISRLPPEKRNIAYVPQSYALFDNMTVYANIEFGLRMRGIPREERRKAVAEIADRLGIKELLQRTPRQLSGGQRQRVALARALVVRPRLLLLDEPMAGLDPDIKETALPLLRSLPQEYGIPVVHVTHDRDEAYSLGDLVAVMYRGRIVEMGEVEEIFAEPRHAVTARLVGFQILRLEGRCFGVRPEDVVVGSGRIRGRIVQTLRSARGVKILLDIDGQQIWAYADSGRLGDDVEVGLARLVPLEC encoded by the coding sequence ATGTTGGAGCTAAGAGGAGTTAGGACCAAGCTCGGCGAGTTCTTGTTGGGGCCCATTGACCTGACCGTTGAGGGCGGGTACTTGGTGGTGATGGGGCCTAACGGAGCCGGCAAGACCACCTTGCTCAAGGTAATTGCCGGGATCTTGAAGGCCGAGGGCTCGATCACGTTGGACGGGGTCGAGATATCCAGATTGCCGCCTGAGAAGAGGAACATAGCCTATGTGCCCCAGTCCTACGCCTTGTTCGACAACATGACCGTCTACGCCAACATAGAATTCGGCTTGAGGATGCGCGGCATCCCGCGCGAGGAGAGGAGGAAGGCGGTCGCCGAGATAGCGGATAGGCTGGGCATAAAGGAGCTGTTGCAGAGAACGCCTAGACAGCTATCAGGCGGACAGAGGCAGAGGGTCGCGCTGGCCAGGGCGTTGGTCGTGAGGCCTAGGCTACTCCTGCTCGACGAGCCTATGGCCGGGCTAGACCCCGATATTAAGGAGACGGCCCTCCCGCTGTTGCGGAGTCTGCCCCAGGAGTACGGCATCCCGGTTGTGCACGTCACGCACGACCGCGACGAGGCCTACTCCCTCGGCGATCTTGTAGCGGTGATGTACAGGGGGAGGATCGTGGAGATGGGGGAGGTAGAGGAGATATTCGCCGAGCCCAGACACGCCGTGACCGCTAGGCTGGTCGGATTCCAGATACTTAGACTCGAGGGGAGGTGTTTCGGGGTGAGGCCAGAGGACGTCGTGGTGGGATCGGGGCGTATTAGGGGACGTATAGTGCAGACGTTGCGGTCCGCTAGAGGCGTCAAGATCCTCCTAGACATTGACGGCCAGCAGATATGGGCATATGCGGACTCGGGGAGGCTGGGCGACGACGTGGAGGTGGGGCTGGCCAGGCTCGTGCCCCTCGAGTGTTAA
- a CDS encoding ABC transporter permease, whose protein sequence is MDLFKASVFSLFGVLLLFFLYPLLLLIYLGWGSLAAALSTGSFLQSLGLTVLISTAASLAAVALGIPTAYVLARHEFRLKELVDVVIDIPIVMPHTVVGLMVVLAFVAYGLGPSLNALGIKIIDALPGAVIAVSYLSATYAVRTIESAIRLLDPELENAARTLGAGPFRAFLSVVLPNIKGAIINGALLSWARSVSEAGALLVVAYYVIVGNASIYPASIYIYQAYIGLGLNEAVKFSAALVTFVLAVFFAYRLAVRYVGAKRS, encoded by the coding sequence ATGGATCTATTTAAAGCCTCTGTTTTTTCCCTCTTCGGCGTCCTTCTGCTCTTCTTCCTGTACCCTCTCTTGCTCCTGATATATCTAGGCTGGGGAAGCTTGGCCGCCGCCCTCTCGACGGGGTCCTTCCTTCAATCTTTGGGGTTGACGGTGCTCATATCGACCGCGGCGTCGCTGGCGGCGGTGGCCTTGGGCATACCCACGGCCTACGTCTTGGCCCGCCACGAGTTTAGGCTCAAGGAGCTGGTCGACGTAGTGATAGATATACCCATCGTGATGCCCCATACCGTGGTCGGCCTAATGGTCGTGCTGGCCTTTGTGGCGTACGGGCTCGGCCCCTCCCTCAACGCTTTGGGGATCAAGATCATAGACGCGTTGCCGGGCGCCGTGATAGCCGTCTCCTACCTGTCGGCCACATACGCTGTGAGGACCATCGAAAGCGCGATTAGGCTGTTGGACCCCGAGCTGGAAAACGCGGCGAGGACTCTCGGGGCTGGGCCCTTCAGGGCCTTTTTGTCGGTCGTGTTGCCCAATATAAAGGGTGCTATAATCAACGGGGCCCTCCTCTCCTGGGCCCGGTCGGTCTCCGAAGCCGGCGCCTTGTTGGTGGTGGCCTACTACGTGATAGTGGGCAACGCCTCCATATATCCAGCCTCTATATACATATATCAAGCATATATAGGCCTAGGCCTTAACGAGGCGGTGAAGTTCTCGGCGGCGTTGGTAACGTTCGTCCTGGCGGTGTTCTTCGCCTATCGTCTAGCCGTCAGATATGTTGGAGCTAAGAGGAGTTAG